One window from the genome of Cucumis melo cultivar AY chromosome 12, USDA_Cmelo_AY_1.0, whole genome shotgun sequence encodes:
- the LOC103497167 gene encoding dof zinc finger protein DOF3.6, which yields MDFSSVPIYLDPPPNWHHQQSNHHHHHPQISNSDGSPQHQHLLSLPTQQLSSAPSSHVGVGVGVGSIRRGSMADRARMANVPLPETALKCPRCDSTNTKFCYFNNYSLSQPRHFCKSCRRYWTRGGALRNVPVGGGCRRNKKNKTRRSKSPTAAATMAGGNESQVMNNNSNSPTTATIPLHSSAENLIGHLQPQHPHLSFMASLNNFSRFGTSSLGLNFNEIQTQTNNIGNGALLNHHPWRSSQNFPLSGGLETPPGLYPFQISGGDNTTNSILTPISRGTHLPPVKIEETQVLNLLKSSNLGINNSENNQFWSNASNGWTDLSAISSTSSGHISCDFNH from the exons ATGGATTTCTCTTCTGTTCCAATCTATTTAGATCCTCCTCCCAATTGGCATCATCag CAAtcaaatcatcatcatcatcatcctcAGATAAGTAATAGTGATGGATCTCCTCAACATCAACACCTTCTTTCATTACCAACTCAACAACTCTCGTCCGCACCATCGTCCCATGTCGGTGTGGGTGTTGGTGTTGGCTCGATCCGGCGTGGTTCGATGGCGGACCGAGCTCGGATGGCTAACGTACCACTACCAGAGACGGCGCTAAAGTGTCCTCGATGTGATTCTACCaatacgaagttttgttattttaataaCTATAGTCTCTCGCAGCCTCGCCACTTTTGTAAGAGTTGCCGACGATATTGGACTCGTGGGGGTGCCCTAAGGAACGTCCCGGTTGGGGGTGGCTGTCGGAGGAATAAGAAGAATAAAACTAGACGATCGAAGTCTCCAACGGCGGCAGCGACGATGGCGGGTGGAAATGAAAGTCAAGTGATGAATAACAATTCAAACTCTCCTACTACTGCTACAATTCCCTTGCATAGTAGTGCTGAGAATCTTATTGGTCATTTACAGCCTCAACACCCTCACCTTTCATTCATGGCTTCGTTGAATAATTTTTCTCGATTCGGGACATCAAGTTTAGGGTTGAATTTCAACGAGATCCAGACTCAAACTAACAACATCGGTAACGGTGCCCTTCTGAATCATCATCCGTGGCGGAGTTCCCAAAACTTTCCTCTCTCAGGTGGCCTAGAAACCCCGCCAGGGTTGTACCCGTTTCAAATTAGCGGCGGCGACAACACAACAAATTCAATCCTAACACCAATTTCAAGGGGAACCCATTTGCCTCCAGTGAAGATTGAAGAAACCCAAGTACTGAATTTGTTGAAATCATCAAATTTGGGTATCAATAATTCTGAAAACAATCAATTTTGGAGCAATGCATCAAATGGTTGGACAGATCTTTCAGCTATCAGTTCTACTTCAAGTGGCCATATTTCTTGTGACTTCAATCATTAA